From Pedobacter aquae:
CAATAATACCTGTTTGTCTTAATAGAGCCGACTTACCGGACATGTTAGGCCCGGTTATGATGATGATTTGCTGAGTTTCATCATCTAAATAAACGTTATTGGTAATATACTCTTCTCCTAAAGGCAGCTTATTTTCTATTACAGGATGCCTACCTCCTTTAATATCTAAGATTTTAGAATCATCAATTACAGGACGATTGTAGTAGTATTTCTGAGAAATTGTTGCAAAACAAAGCAACACATCTAATTGAGCAATTAAATGCGCATTTAACTGTATGGGTTTTATATATTCTGTAACTGTTACAAGGAGTTCATTAAAAAGTTGAGTTTCTAGAATATGTATTTTCTCTTCTGCACCAAGAATTTGATCTTCGTATTCTTTTAGCTCGGGCGTGATATACCTTTCTGCATTTACCAAAGTTTGTTTTCTTATCCACTCTTGAGGAACTTTATCTTTATGTGTATTGCTTACTTCGAGGTAATAACCAAAAACATTATTAAAAGCTATTTTAAGAGAAGATATACCTGTTATTTCTGCCTCTTTCTTTTGTAATTGAAGTAGATAGTCTTTTCCTCCATAGGATATTTTACGTAGTTTATCTAGCTCTTCATTTAAGCCATCGGCCATGACTTTACCTTTAGAAATTAGAACAGGAGGATCTTCTTGAAGCTCTCGTTCTATTTTTTCTTTGATTGAGGAACAAGTATTTATTTGCTCGGCTATTCTTTTAACAGACTCTTGAGGTGTTTGCTCACAAATATTTTTTACTTCTTGAATTGCTGTTAAAGCTCTTTTAAGTTGAACAATTTCTCGTGGATTGGCTTTCTGCAAACCTATTTTAGAAATTAGTCTTTCTAAATCGCCAATTTGGCGAATATAAGTTTGTAATTTTTCTCTAAGCTCTGGATTATCAAAAAAATATTGAACCACATTGAGTCTTTCCTCAATAGGCTTTTTATTTTTAAGTGGCATAACTACCCAATTTTTTAGCATGCGGGCCCCCATAGCGCAGGATGTTTGATCTAGAACATCAATTAAAGTTTGTGCATTATCATTAGATGAGCCAATGAGTTCAAGGTTTCTGACTGTAAACCTATCTAACCACATATACCTATCTTCCTCTATTCTGGAAATATTGGTGATATGTTGAAGCTGTCTATGCTCTGTCTCATTTAAATAATGTAAACAAACACCTGCTGCAATAATACCCAGATTGAGTTTTTCTATACCAAAACCTTTTAGCGATTTAACTTCAAAATGTTTTAAAAGGGTTTCTTGAGCATAATCTATGGTAAAAGCCCATTCATCTAGTGCATAAGTATAATACCTATCGCCAAAAAGCTCTTTAAAATCTTGCTGTTTACTTTTAGCGAATAT
This genomic window contains:
- the mutS gene encoding DNA mismatch repair protein MutS → MTQYNQIKAKYPGALLLFRVGDFYETFGEDAVKASQILGIVLTKRANGSASHIELAGFPHHSIETYLPKLVRAGQRVAICDQLEDPKSVKGIVKRGVTELITPGVAYSDNIVQQKSNNFLATLHFDKQTLGVAFLDISTGEFLTAQGNAEYIDKLLQGYKPNEIIFAKSKQQDFKELFGDRYYTYALDEWAFTIDYAQETLLKHFEVKSLKGFGIEKLNLGIIAAGVCLHYLNETEHRQLQHITNISRIEEDRYMWLDRFTVRNLELIGSSNDNAQTLIDVLDQTSCAMGARMLKNWVVMPLKNKKPIEERLNVVQYFFDNPELREKLQTYIRQIGDLERLISKIGLQKANPREIVQLKRALTAIQEVKNICEQTPQESVKRIAEQINTCSSIKEKIERELQEDPPVLISKGKVMADGLNEELDKLRKISYGGKDYLLQLQKKEAEITGISSLKIAFNNVFGYYLEVSNTHKDKVPQEWIRKQTLVNAERYITPELKEYEDQILGAEEKIHILETQLFNELLVTVTEYIKPIQLNAHLIAQLDVLLCFATISQKYYYNRPVIDDSKILDIKGGRHPVIENKLPLGEEYITNNVYLDDETQQIIIITGPNMSGKSALLRQTGIIVLMAQMGCFVPAKEASIGIVDKIFTRVGASDNLSSGESTFMVEMNETASILNNLSDRSLILLDEIGRGTSTYDGISIAWAIAEYLHNHPSYKAKTLFATHYHELNELTNSFNRVKNYNVTVKEVGNKVIFLRKLVPGGSEHSFGIHVAKMAGMPPKVLNRANEILKRLENERTGGEHVKASIMKMQKQAVQLQMFALEDPVLIKIRDVLNNLDVNTLTPVEALMKLDEIQRVLKNS